ATTCGTGTTGACGAATTTGCATTTGGATTTCCTCCAAAGCTTTTCTCTCTAAAGAAAGGAGAAACAACATATGCGTTCAATGCATTGCCTATCGGAGGGTATGTGAAGATCTACGGTGAGGATCCAACACAGGAAGTTGAGGGAGATGTCGCCCGAAGTTTTTCACATAAGCCACGCTATATACAGTCGATGGTGATCCTCGCAGGCATTACTGCGAATATTGTCGTCGCATGGCTGCTCTTCACGATGATACTTTCGATCGGCATGAAGACGAGTATCGGAGGTAATACATTCGGTACATTGTCGAATGTCGAGGTGATGGTTACTCAGGTTGTCCCTGGGAGTCCTGCAGCGAAGGCGGGCATCAGCTCTGGTGATGTGCTCGTACATCTTCGTGATAACACCTCAAAGGAGGAAGTAAAAGTCACTACTCCAGAGGTGGTCACCGCATTCATCGGTAGCAAACAAGAGACTCCAATTACGGTCACCGTAGCACGTAAGGGGGTCTTGCAGGAAATAAGTGTAGTTCCTCAGATTGGTGTTTCTCCTTCGGGGAAACCTGCAATAGGAATCGCGATGGATGAGGCGGGATTACTGAAGCTCCCGATCCACCTCGCAGCACTTGAGGCTGGGGTAAAGACCTATGATTATACGGTTTCTACGGCAATTGGGATTTTTGATTTTCTTTATCAAACGATTACTGGACATGCAGATTTCCAGGAGGTGAGTGGTCCAGTGGGGATTGTTGGTGCTGTTGGAGATGCAGCAAAGCTCGGCTTTGTGAATGTACTCTTCTTCGCGGCACTTATCTCGATTAACCTTGCGGTCATCAATTTGATTCCATTCCCAGCACTTGATGGAGGCCGATTCTTCTTCATTGTAATCGAAGCAATCATTCGCAAGCCACTTCCTGCACAGGTGACTTCTTGGACGAATGCAATTGGATTTGGTGCATTAATGCTCCTTATGCTCGTCGTCACATATCACGACATTCTCAAATTGTTCAATTAGATTAA
Above is a window of Candidatus Paceibacterota bacterium DNA encoding:
- the rseP gene encoding RIP metalloprotease RseP; protein product: MSIIIFLIILLVLVIAHEFGHFIVAKKSGIRVDEFAFGFPPKLFSLKKGETTYAFNALPIGGYVKIYGEDPTQEVEGDVARSFSHKPRYIQSMVILAGITANIVVAWLLFTMILSIGMKTSIGGNTFGTLSNVEVMVTQVVPGSPAAKAGISSGDVLVHLRDNTSKEEVKVTTPEVVTAFIGSKQETPITVTVARKGVLQEISVVPQIGVSPSGKPAIGIAMDEAGLLKLPIHLAALEAGVKTYDYTVSTAIGIFDFLYQTITGHADFQEVSGPVGIVGAVGDAAKLGFVNVLFFAALISINLAVINLIPFPALDGGRFFFIVIEAIIRKPLPAQVTSWTNAIGFGALMLLMLVVTYHDILKLFN